In Nematostella vectensis chromosome 2, jaNemVect1.1, whole genome shotgun sequence, one genomic interval encodes:
- the LOC5521867 gene encoding SWI/SNF complex subunit SMARCC2 isoform X1, whose translation MAVRKKDGGPDWKYYETSEAAALFEPVKQYLLKNHKKYVQVEPPTNKGLATLVAQLLQFQEDNFGHTVAKPPLTKLPIKLFQDYSANGGLCTILACVYKTRTDQGWRRFDFQSPSRIDRNVEMFLNIERAVKEAKLLMIPQVYIAQDVDQSQVAKLRDIVKRHNGNIVDDKTSATHIVHACPPPLPEEDWLRPLKKNEGQVLVHWWYYPDSYDTWVPSTDVLDEPQPEPDHKGPWEVTGRWLTDLEKYNEWMNEEDYEIGVDGEGDMRGTASPALGRARRKSFRGRASSDEPSSPDSAVKSKKRKHSPSPESKKRKKSDEDADEDATKDMPDPTPVPKVEEVQHAGKGKEAELQPPKGGNLTDISASTDKSEKPSIDNEGTEETPQNTESSPAPTSPAPSGPEILKEPLNLPDTEQHDENLTEQTHHIVIPSYASWYDYNSIHAIERRALPEFFNGQNRSKTPEIYLAMRNFMIDAYRLNPTEYLTATACRRNLAGDVCAIVRIHAFLEQWGLINYQVDADSRPAPMGPPATSHFHVMADTPAGLQPLQLPKSMISPSQQMMQFKDEHGLRETPKSQPSSTNFGLHTDQYLSKKSQKAATATKEWTDQETLLLLEGMELFKDDWNKVAEHVGTRTQDECILHFLRLPIEDPFLEDMKLGPLTFQPVPFSQQGNPIMSTVAFLASVVDPRVASAAAKAALEEFSKMRDEIPEAIIDSHVKSATSAKTEKDQDEEDNSEQNKSVDEAMQVEEEKTAEQPEAAPSKEEKEPETALGASENESPLEVNGESEGVKITATTGSSEGNIATAAAAALAAAAVKAKHLAQVEERKIKSLVALLVETQMKKLEIKLRHFEELETIMDREREALEYQRQQLLAERQQFHQEQLRAAELRARASHMSPSTPTSTVHNAPQAHAVPQQPGTPQPASQPQQKPSPTIQQPPQQGQPAQLQQQQLQKPQQQSQPQIAQQQQLHEMQRQQIQQQQMQQQQQQQQQQQIQQQQQQMQQQQLQQQMQQQQPPQQMPQNMPQQQQPATQLPSQGQPAPQYFQQQFQMFQQHMQHQQVRGGQAPGQQQQTAAPIQSAVHGPGSAPSPVSSSNQMINPGSVNSAGSRPASGCSTPVSYMGGSATPSPAQPGPGTPGGHPQGSVAPQQGTLGGGDGIAAHGSSPAAPAGNIEGH comes from the exons ATGGCGGTTCGAAAGAAAGACGGCGGACCCGACTGGAAATACTACGAAACCAGCGAAGCTGCGGCGTTATTCGAGCCGGTAAAACAATATCTGCTGAAAAACCACAAAAAG TATGTGCAAGTCGAGCCTCCAACTAACAAAGGGCTTGCTACTTTGGTTGCTCAGCTATTACAATTTCAAGAA GACAACTTTGGTCACACTGTCGCCAAACCACCACTCACAAAACTGCct ATAAAGCTGTTCCAGGATTATTCTGCAAATGGTGGACTGTGTACAATTTTGGCATGTGTCTATAAGACCAGAACAGATCAAGGATG gaggCGGTTTGACTTCCAGTCACCATCCAGGATTGACAGAAATGTTGAAATGTTTTTGAATATTGAAAGAGCAGTGAAAGAG GCCAAATTGCTGATGATACCTCAAGTGTATATAGCCCAAGATGTTGATCAAAGCCAGGTCGCAAAGCTGAGGGACATTGTAAAGAGGCACAAT GGCAATATTGTAGATGACAAGACTTCTGCAACACATATAGTCCATGCCTGCCCACCACCATTGCCTGAAG AGGACTGGCTTAGGCCTTTGAAGAAAAATGAAGGGCAGGTTTTGGTTCATTGGTGGTACTACCCTGACAG CTATGACACCTGGGTTCCCTCAACGGATGTTTTGGATGAACCACAGCCTGAGCCCGATCATAAAGGACCTTGGGAG GTGACTGGCAGATGGCTCACAGATTTGGAGAAATACAATGAGTGGATGAATGAAGAAGATTATGAAATTGGAGTAGATGGGGAG GGTGACATGCGTGGGACAGCTTCCCCAGCTCTGG GTCGTGCTCGAAGGAAAAGTTTTAGAGGCAGGGCAAGCTCTGATGAG CCATCAAGCCCAGACTCAG CTGTTAAATCTAAAAAGAGAAAGCACTCTCCCTCGCCAGAatctaagaaaagaaaaaaaag TGATGAGGATGCAGATGAAGATGCCACCAAGGACATGCCTGATCCTACCCCTGTCcctaag GTAGAGGAGGTTCAGCATGCAGGTAAAGGGAAGGAGGCTGAGCTACAACCCCCAAAAGGAGGAAACCTCACAGATATATCAGCTAGTACAG ACAAAAGTGAGAAGCCATCTATCGATAATGAAGGTACTGAAGAGACTCCACAAAACACAGAGAGCTCTCCCGCCCCCACCTCGCCCGCCCCATCTGGCCCCGAAATACTCAAGGAACCACTCAACCTTCCTGACACAGAACAGCATGATGAAAATCTAACTGAACAAACGCATCACATTGTCATACCCAGCTATGCATCGTGGTACGACTACAACAG CATTCATGCCATTGAAAGAAGAGCTCTGCCAGAATTTTTCAATGGACAAAACAGATCCAAGACTCCAgaaat CTACCTTGCCATGCGAAACTTCATGATTGATGCCTATCGCCTGAACCCTACTGAATACCTAACAGCCACGGCGTGTAGGCGGAACCTGGCAGGTGACGTCTGTGCTATTGTCCGCATCCATGCCTTCCTGGAGCAGTGGGGACTCATCAACTACCAAGTGGATGCTGACTCCAGGCCTGCTCCCATGGGTCCTCCCGCTACCTCACACTTCCATGTGATGGCGGACACACCTGCTGGTCTTCAGCCCCTACAGCTACCCAAGAGCATG ATTTCACCTTCTCAGCAAATGATGCAGTTTAAAGATGAACATGGCTTAAGGGAGACACCCAAGTCTCAGCCAAGTAGCACAAATTTTGG GCTGCACACTGATCAGTATTTATCCAAAAAGAGTCAAAAG GCTGCAACTGCAACTAAGGAGTGGACAGACCAAGAAACATTACTACTGCTAGAG GGAATGGAACTGTTTAAGGATGATTGGAATAAGGTCGCAGAGCACGTTGGCACCCGCACCCAGGATGAGTGTATACTGCACTTCTTGCGCCTGCCAATCGAGGATCCTTTTCTGGAGGACATGAAGCTGGGTCCTCTGACTTTTCAGCCTGTACCTTTCAGTCAGCAAGGAAATCCTATCATGTCAACTGTGGCCTTCTTGGCATCGGTCGTTGATCCCCGTGTTGCCAGTGCAGCGGCAAAAGCAGCTTTGG AGGAGTTCTCTAAGATGAGGGATGAGATCCCGGAAGCAATAATCGATAGTCACGTAAAGAGTGCAACATCCGCCAAGACAGAGAAAGACCAAGACGAGGAAGATAATAGTGAGCAAAATAAGTCTG TAGACGAAGCAATGCAggtagaagaagaaaaaactgCAGAACAACCTGAAGCAGCTCCTTCGAAAGAGGAAAAG GAACCGGAGACAGCTTTGGGGGCCAGCGAGAATGAGTCTCCACTTGAGGTGAACGGCGAGTCAGAGGGAGTTAAAATAACGGCAACAACAGGCAGCAGCGAAGGGAATAtagcaacagcagcagcagccgCTCTGGCTGCAGCAGCTGTCAAAGCAAAG CATTTGGCTCAAGTGGAAGAGAGAAAGATCAAGAGCCTTGTGGCGCTATTGGTGGAGACCCAGATGAAGAAACTCGAGATCAAACTCCGCCACTTCGAGGAGCTTGAGACAATCATGGACAGGGAGCGAGAGGCG CTGGAATACCAGCGCCAGCAGCTGCTTGCTGAGCGGCAGCAATTTCACCAAGAGCAACTTCGCGCTGCCGAACTTCGCGCACGGGCAAGCCACATGTCACCAAGCACACCCACCTCTACTGTGCATAATGCACCGCAAGCGCACGCCGTCCCGCAACAGCCAGGTACCCCACAACCTGCCAGTCAACCACAACAGAAGCCTTCACCAACAATACAACAGCCACCTCAACAAGGCCAGCCGGCACAACTACAGCAACAGCAGCTGCAGAAACCCCAGCAACAGTCACAGCCACAGATAGCACAACAGCAACAGCTGCATGAGATGCAACGGCAGCAGATACAGCAACAACAGatgcagcaacaacaacagcagcagcagcagcaacagatacaacaacaacagcaacagatGCAGCAACAACAATTACAGCAGCAGATGCAGCAACAGCAG CCTCCTCAGCAGATGCCTCAAAACATGCCCCAACAGCAGCAGCCCGCGACACAACTCCCCTCACAAGGTCAGCCGGCACCACAGTACTTCCAGCAGCAATTCCAGATGTTCCAGCAGCACATGCAGCACCAACAGGTTCGCGGAGGTCAGGCCCCTGGACAACAGCAACAGACAG CCGCACCGATACAATCAGCCGTACACGGCCCTGGCTCTGCCCCGTCCCCAGTCTCCTCAAGCAACCAAATGATAAACCCCGGCTCCGTTAACTCCGCGGGCTCTCGGCCAGCTTCAGGATGTAGCACACCTGTGTCCTACATGGGAGGGTCCGCCACGCCCTCCCCGGCCCAGCCCGGACCCGGCACTCCTGGGGGACACCCTCAGGGTAGTGTGGCCCCGCAACAGGGTACGCTTGGGGGAGGTGACGGGATAGCTGCGCATGGTTCGTCCCCGGCAGCTCCCGCAGGAAACATAGAAGGTCATTAA
- the LOC5521867 gene encoding SWI/SNF complex subunit SMARCC2 isoform X5: MPGPIPVPKVQTTIDMPGPIPIPKVQTTIDMPDPIPVPKVQTTIDMPDPTPVPKVQTNIYMPDPIPVPKVQTTIDMPDPTPVPKVQTTIDMPDPTPVPKVKTTIDMPDPTPVPKVQTTIDMPDPTPVPKVKTTIDMPGPIPVPKVQTTIDMPDPIPVPKVQTTIDMPGPTPVPKVQTTIDMPDPTPVPKVEEVQHAGKGKEAELQPPKGGNLTDISASTDKSEKPSIDNEGTEETPQNTESSPAPTSPAPSGPEILKEPLNLPDTEQHDENLTEQTHHIVIPSYASWYDYNSIHAIERRALPEFFNGQNRSKTPEIYLAMRNFMIDAYRLNPTEYLTATACRRNLAGDVCAIVRIHAFLEQWGLINYQVDADSRPAPMGPPATSHFHVMADTPAGLQPLQLPKSMISPSQQMMQFKDEHGLRETPKSQPSSTNFGLHTDQYLSKKSQKAATATKEWTDQETLLLLEGMELFKDDWNKVAEHVGTRTQDECILHFLRLPIEDPFLEDMKLGPLTFQPVPFSQQGNPIMSTVAFLASVVDPRVASAAAKAALEEFSKMRDEIPEAIIDSHVKSATSAKTEKDQDEEDNSEQNKSVDEAMQVEEEKTAEQPEAAPSKEEKEPETALGASENESPLEVNGESEGVKITATTGSSEGNIATAAAAALAAAAVKAKHLAQVEERKIKSLVALLVETQMKKLEIKLRHFEELETIMDREREALEYQRQQLLAERQQFHQEQLRAAELRARASHMSPSTPTSTVHNAPQAHAVPQQPGTPQPASQPQQKPSPTIQQPPQQGQPAQLQQQQLQKPQQQSQPQIAQQQQLHEMQRQQIQQQQMQQQQQQQQQQQIQQQQQQMQQQQLQQQMQQQQPPQQMPQNMPQQQQPATQLPSQGQPAPQYFQQQFQMFQQHMQHQQVRGGQAPGQQQQTAAPIQSAVHGPGSAPSPVSSSNQMINPGSVNSAGSRPASGCSTPVSYMGGSATPSPAQPGPGTPGGHPQGSVAPQQGTLGGGDGIAAHGSSPAAPAGNIEGH; the protein is encoded by the exons ATGCCTGGTCCTATCCCTGTCCCTAAGGTACAGACTACTATAGACATGCCTGgtcctatccctatccctaagGTACAGACTACTATAGACATGCCTGATCCTATCCCTGTCCCTAAGGTACAGACTACTATAGACATGCCTGATCCTACGCCTGTCcctaaggtacagactaataTATACATGCCTGATCCTATCCCTGTCCCCAAGGTACAGACTACTATAGACATGCCTGATCCTACCCCTGTCCCTAAGGTACAGACTACTATAGACATGCCTGATCCTACCCCTGTCCCTAAGGTAAAGACTACTATAGACATGCCTGATCCTACCCCTGTCCCTAAGGTACAGACTACTATAGACATGCCTGATCCTACCCCTGTCCCTAAGGTAAAGACTACTATAGACATGCCTGGTCCTATCCCTGTCCCTAAGGTACAGACTACTATAGACATGCCTGATCCTATCCCTGTCCCTAAGGTACAGACTACTATAGACATGCCTGGTCCTACCCCTGTCCCTAAGGTACAGACTACTATAGACATGCCTGATCCTACCCCTGTCCCTAAG GTAGAGGAGGTTCAGCATGCAGGTAAAGGGAAGGAGGCTGAGCTACAACCCCCAAAAGGAGGAAACCTCACAGATATATCAGCTAGTACAG ACAAAAGTGAGAAGCCATCTATCGATAATGAAGGTACTGAAGAGACTCCACAAAACACAGAGAGCTCTCCCGCCCCCACCTCGCCCGCCCCATCTGGCCCCGAAATACTCAAGGAACCACTCAACCTTCCTGACACAGAACAGCATGATGAAAATCTAACTGAACAAACGCATCACATTGTCATACCCAGCTATGCATCGTGGTACGACTACAACAG CATTCATGCCATTGAAAGAAGAGCTCTGCCAGAATTTTTCAATGGACAAAACAGATCCAAGACTCCAgaaat CTACCTTGCCATGCGAAACTTCATGATTGATGCCTATCGCCTGAACCCTACTGAATACCTAACAGCCACGGCGTGTAGGCGGAACCTGGCAGGTGACGTCTGTGCTATTGTCCGCATCCATGCCTTCCTGGAGCAGTGGGGACTCATCAACTACCAAGTGGATGCTGACTCCAGGCCTGCTCCCATGGGTCCTCCCGCTACCTCACACTTCCATGTGATGGCGGACACACCTGCTGGTCTTCAGCCCCTACAGCTACCCAAGAGCATG ATTTCACCTTCTCAGCAAATGATGCAGTTTAAAGATGAACATGGCTTAAGGGAGACACCCAAGTCTCAGCCAAGTAGCACAAATTTTGG GCTGCACACTGATCAGTATTTATCCAAAAAGAGTCAAAAG GCTGCAACTGCAACTAAGGAGTGGACAGACCAAGAAACATTACTACTGCTAGAG GGAATGGAACTGTTTAAGGATGATTGGAATAAGGTCGCAGAGCACGTTGGCACCCGCACCCAGGATGAGTGTATACTGCACTTCTTGCGCCTGCCAATCGAGGATCCTTTTCTGGAGGACATGAAGCTGGGTCCTCTGACTTTTCAGCCTGTACCTTTCAGTCAGCAAGGAAATCCTATCATGTCAACTGTGGCCTTCTTGGCATCGGTCGTTGATCCCCGTGTTGCCAGTGCAGCGGCAAAAGCAGCTTTGG AGGAGTTCTCTAAGATGAGGGATGAGATCCCGGAAGCAATAATCGATAGTCACGTAAAGAGTGCAACATCCGCCAAGACAGAGAAAGACCAAGACGAGGAAGATAATAGTGAGCAAAATAAGTCTG TAGACGAAGCAATGCAggtagaagaagaaaaaactgCAGAACAACCTGAAGCAGCTCCTTCGAAAGAGGAAAAG GAACCGGAGACAGCTTTGGGGGCCAGCGAGAATGAGTCTCCACTTGAGGTGAACGGCGAGTCAGAGGGAGTTAAAATAACGGCAACAACAGGCAGCAGCGAAGGGAATAtagcaacagcagcagcagccgCTCTGGCTGCAGCAGCTGTCAAAGCAAAG CATTTGGCTCAAGTGGAAGAGAGAAAGATCAAGAGCCTTGTGGCGCTATTGGTGGAGACCCAGATGAAGAAACTCGAGATCAAACTCCGCCACTTCGAGGAGCTTGAGACAATCATGGACAGGGAGCGAGAGGCG CTGGAATACCAGCGCCAGCAGCTGCTTGCTGAGCGGCAGCAATTTCACCAAGAGCAACTTCGCGCTGCCGAACTTCGCGCACGGGCAAGCCACATGTCACCAAGCACACCCACCTCTACTGTGCATAATGCACCGCAAGCGCACGCCGTCCCGCAACAGCCAGGTACCCCACAACCTGCCAGTCAACCACAACAGAAGCCTTCACCAACAATACAACAGCCACCTCAACAAGGCCAGCCGGCACAACTACAGCAACAGCAGCTGCAGAAACCCCAGCAACAGTCACAGCCACAGATAGCACAACAGCAACAGCTGCATGAGATGCAACGGCAGCAGATACAGCAACAACAGatgcagcaacaacaacagcagcagcagcagcaacagatacaacaacaacagcaacagatGCAGCAACAACAATTACAGCAGCAGATGCAGCAACAGCAG CCTCCTCAGCAGATGCCTCAAAACATGCCCCAACAGCAGCAGCCCGCGACACAACTCCCCTCACAAGGTCAGCCGGCACCACAGTACTTCCAGCAGCAATTCCAGATGTTCCAGCAGCACATGCAGCACCAACAGGTTCGCGGAGGTCAGGCCCCTGGACAACAGCAACAGACAG CCGCACCGATACAATCAGCCGTACACGGCCCTGGCTCTGCCCCGTCCCCAGTCTCCTCAAGCAACCAAATGATAAACCCCGGCTCCGTTAACTCCGCGGGCTCTCGGCCAGCTTCAGGATGTAGCACACCTGTGTCCTACATGGGAGGGTCCGCCACGCCCTCCCCGGCCCAGCCCGGACCCGGCACTCCTGGGGGACACCCTCAGGGTAGTGTGGCCCCGCAACAGGGTACGCTTGGGGGAGGTGACGGGATAGCTGCGCATGGTTCGTCCCCGGCAGCTCCCGCAGGAAACATAGAAGGTCATTAA